A genome region from Paludibacterium sp. B53371 includes the following:
- a CDS encoding efflux RND transporter periplasmic adaptor subunit, which produces MTSRYFALGLLTLLSACGRHETTAPPAQTVLVSRIGDANSTQSQVFAASLQARTRSDLAFRVGGTVLRRLVETGQRVHAGQVLAELDPADYRLGLAAARAQWQSIGAEASQAAADQARFTRLQGTGAVAAADAERQRSRASATQAQRQQAESQLALAQRNLDYTQLRAPYDGVITAQHVEAGQVIAAGQPVLSIARPEELEIVADLPETVAAQAARAQASATLWGDQGGPVQLVLRTLAPQASQPARTFEASYRLSRVDAARRAGWTLGQSAELTLHWPQPGTSVLLPAGALLNNHDGPAVWLVNEDGQTIRRQPVVVLNWGSEAVRVQGLQPGQRVVSAGVQKLDARSRIRPVERSGSGLQLDQAGSGS; this is translated from the coding sequence ATGACGTCCCGTTATTTTGCTCTGGGTCTGCTGACCCTGCTGAGTGCCTGCGGGCGCCATGAAACCACCGCGCCGCCAGCGCAAACGGTGCTGGTCAGCCGCATCGGCGACGCAAACAGCACGCAAAGCCAGGTGTTTGCAGCCAGCCTGCAGGCCCGTACCCGCAGTGATCTGGCCTTCCGGGTCGGTGGTACGGTGCTGCGACGGCTGGTGGAGACCGGTCAGCGTGTACACGCAGGTCAGGTGCTGGCCGAACTGGACCCGGCGGACTACCGACTGGGCCTGGCGGCTGCCCGCGCGCAATGGCAGAGCATTGGCGCGGAAGCCAGCCAGGCGGCGGCCGACCAGGCACGCTTTACCCGTCTGCAGGGCACCGGCGCCGTGGCAGCAGCCGATGCCGAGCGCCAGCGCAGTCGCGCCAGCGCCACGCAAGCTCAGCGCCAACAGGCCGAAAGCCAGCTGGCCCTGGCGCAACGCAACCTGGACTACACCCAGCTGCGCGCGCCCTACGATGGCGTCATCACCGCTCAGCATGTCGAAGCCGGCCAGGTCATTGCCGCCGGCCAGCCGGTGCTGAGCATCGCCCGGCCGGAGGAACTGGAAATCGTGGCCGATCTGCCGGAAACCGTGGCGGCACAAGCCGCCCGGGCGCAGGCCAGTGCCACGCTGTGGGGCGACCAGGGCGGGCCGGTTCAGCTGGTACTGCGGACGCTGGCACCTCAGGCCAGCCAGCCTGCGCGCACCTTCGAGGCCAGTTATCGCCTGAGCCGTGTCGATGCCGCGCGTCGTGCCGGCTGGACGCTGGGGCAAAGCGCCGAACTGACCTTGCACTGGCCACAACCCGGCACCTCGGTCCTGCTGCCGGCCGGTGCGCTGCTGAACAACCATGATGGCCCGGCAGTCTGGCTGGTCAATGAGGATGGCCAGACCATCCGGCGTCAGCCGGTGGTGGTGCTGAACTGGGGCAGCGAAGCCGTGCGCGTACAGGGGCTCCAGCCAGGACAACGTGTGGTCAGCGCCGGGGTACAGAAACTGGACGCCCGCAGCCGCATCCGGCCCGTCGAGCGCAGTGGCAGTGGCTTGCAACTGGATCAGGCCGGGAGCGGGTCATGA
- a CDS encoding TolC family protein, protein MAAEHKLRAEGARLDQAYANQWPKLYLDALFGREALTLNNVSQVPVRFSQIGLTFTLPIFSGGRIQAAIDAQTAREQTAWLDYRRQILAALEDVENSLTLRQDEARRLHALTQASEAQNSARHRADALLAEGQIDQSGWLDTERARLAAELARTDSLVQAKLDLIQLYKAMGGGWPATAPSKGSPQS, encoded by the coding sequence ATGGCCGCCGAGCACAAGCTGCGTGCTGAAGGCGCCCGGCTGGATCAGGCCTATGCCAACCAGTGGCCGAAACTCTATCTCGACGCCCTGTTCGGTCGTGAAGCACTGACCCTCAACAATGTGAGCCAGGTGCCAGTGCGCTTCAGCCAGATCGGCCTGACCTTTACCCTGCCGATTTTCAGCGGCGGGCGTATCCAGGCGGCCATCGATGCCCAGACCGCACGCGAACAGACTGCCTGGCTGGACTACCGGCGGCAGATCCTTGCCGCACTGGAAGACGTGGAAAACAGCCTGACGCTGCGCCAGGACGAGGCACGCCGGCTGCACGCCCTGACCCAGGCCAGCGAAGCGCAGAACAGCGCACGCCATCGCGCCGATGCCTTGCTGGCCGAAGGTCAGATCGATCAGTCTGGCTGGCTGGATACCGAACGCGCCCGGCTGGCCGCCGAGCTGGCCCGAACCGACAGTCTGGTACAGGCCAAACTCGACCTGATCCAGCTCTACAAAGCCATGGGTGGCGGCTGGCCGGCCACCGCCCCAAGCAAAGGAAGCCCGCAATCATGA
- a CDS encoding TolC family protein has protein sequence MFKLKYSAYCGSLSAVLLPVLLTSCALPPPARDLHNLTPQGTYRQATPPDEHIPASEAAWWAQFDDPRLLQLIEHAQQANPDILIALQRVQEARAGMRAALGATVPSLSLAASASDSSSGLPDPVKQGVPDTRNRTVGLDTRWEIDLSGALREQYSAAQHDALAADWGVRGAQLMVKGEVARQYFLWQGALARQSLLQQIIQRQEQQLALLQLRLDAGLASPLQRDQLAAALNSQRAELPALHSLQMACENHLAVLLGQSPSQPRPDRYPARALPGTAGRAAAPPSRSDGRRAQAAC, from the coding sequence ATGTTCAAGCTCAAATACTCCGCCTATTGTGGCAGCTTGTCGGCCGTTTTGCTGCCCGTGCTGCTCACTAGCTGTGCCCTGCCCCCGCCAGCACGTGATCTGCACAACCTCACGCCGCAAGGGACTTACCGTCAGGCGACGCCCCCGGACGAGCACATCCCGGCAAGCGAAGCCGCCTGGTGGGCACAGTTCGATGATCCACGCCTGCTGCAGCTGATCGAGCACGCCCAGCAGGCCAACCCGGATATCCTCATCGCCCTGCAGCGGGTACAGGAAGCACGCGCCGGCATGCGTGCCGCCCTGGGCGCCACCGTGCCCTCTCTGTCGCTGGCCGCCAGTGCCAGCGACAGCAGCAGCGGCCTGCCCGACCCCGTCAAACAGGGGGTGCCCGACACCCGCAATCGCACTGTCGGCCTGGACACCCGCTGGGAAATCGACCTGTCCGGCGCCTTGCGCGAGCAGTATAGTGCGGCGCAGCATGATGCCCTGGCCGCCGACTGGGGTGTGCGCGGGGCCCAGTTGATGGTCAAGGGAGAGGTCGCGCGCCAGTACTTCCTCTGGCAAGGCGCCCTGGCGCGGCAAAGCCTGCTGCAACAAATCATTCAGCGGCAGGAACAACAACTGGCGCTGCTGCAATTGCGGCTGGATGCCGGGCTGGCAAGCCCCCTGCAGCGCGACCAGCTGGCGGCGGCGCTGAACAGCCAGCGTGCCGAGCTGCCGGCGCTGCACAGTCTGCAAATGGCCTGCGAAAACCATCTTGCCGTCCTGCTGGGTCAGTCGCCCAGTCAGCCCCGGCCTGACCGCTACCCTGCCCGCGCTCTCCCCGGGACTGCCGGCAGAGCTGCTGCGCCGCCGTCCCGATCTGATGGCCGCCGAGCACAAGCTGCGTGCTGA
- a CDS encoding TetR/AcrR family transcriptional regulator yields the protein MEASQSAGKRGRPRDPERMRKVLEAAQEQFRLHGYERTSMEGVAHASGVSKVTIYRYFPSKEALFEAAVSLRTDAAFGVERLDSADPLAPRRVLMQVAEGFLQLIRAEDVVCHQRMMIAAATTNPEACQAFYRQGPEKVVSHLATYLQACARAGSLLIEDPLQAADQFLSLYLGSGHCRLMLGLPGPSAGDDARLLQANVDFFLRAYGAPKGEQ from the coding sequence ATGGAAGCAAGTCAATCTGCCGGCAAGCGCGGTCGCCCGCGTGATCCGGAACGCATGCGCAAAGTGCTGGAGGCGGCGCAGGAACAGTTCAGACTGCACGGTTACGAGCGCACCAGCATGGAGGGGGTGGCGCATGCCTCCGGCGTGTCGAAAGTCACGATATATCGCTATTTTCCCAGCAAGGAGGCGCTCTTCGAGGCTGCAGTCAGCCTGCGGACCGACGCCGCCTTCGGTGTCGAGCGGCTGGACAGCGCCGACCCGCTGGCGCCGCGCCGGGTATTGATGCAGGTGGCGGAGGGGTTTTTGCAACTGATCCGCGCGGAAGACGTGGTTTGCCATCAGCGCATGATGATTGCCGCCGCAACCACCAATCCGGAAGCCTGCCAGGCGTTTTATCGCCAGGGCCCGGAGAAAGTGGTCTCTCATCTGGCCACTTATCTGCAGGCGTGCGCACGCGCGGGCAGCCTGCTGATCGAGGATCCGCTGCAGGCGGCCGATCAGTTTCTCAGTCTGTATCTTGGCAGCGGGCACTGCCGGCTGATGCTGGGCTTGCCGGGGCCGAGTGCCGGGGACGATGCCCGTCTGCTGCAGGCCAATGTGGATTTTTTTCTGCGTGCTTATGGCGCGCCAAAGGGTGAACAATGA
- a CDS encoding HAD-IIA family hydrolase, with product MTKSIISDMDGVIYRGKQLIPGAREFVTRLVEGKTPFLFLTNNAEQTPLDLKLKLEGLGISGLTEDNFITSAMATAMFLKSQTRKAQPTAYVVGGGGLINELYNVGFSISESHPDYVVVAKSQTFSFEQIKKAVRFIDQGAKFIGTNPDMIDPVEGGYEPAAGTLLAAISAATGKKPYIVGKPNSLMMMLATRKLGVHPEEAVMIGDRMDTDIVGGLEAGMWTALVLSGVSTRESVEHFPYQPDYIFNSVAEIDPLTL from the coding sequence ATGACAAAAAGCATCATTTCCGACATGGATGGCGTGATTTATCGCGGCAAGCAACTGATTCCCGGTGCACGCGAGTTTGTCACCCGGCTGGTGGAGGGCAAGACGCCCTTTCTGTTTCTCACCAACAATGCCGAGCAAACGCCGCTGGATCTGAAACTCAAGCTGGAAGGGCTGGGGATCAGCGGACTGACCGAAGACAACTTCATTACCAGCGCCATGGCCACCGCGATGTTTCTCAAGAGCCAGACGCGCAAGGCGCAGCCCACTGCCTATGTGGTCGGTGGCGGCGGTTTGATCAACGAGCTGTACAACGTCGGTTTTTCGATCTCCGAATCCCATCCGGATTATGTGGTGGTGGCCAAGTCGCAAACCTTCAGCTTCGAGCAGATCAAGAAGGCGGTGCGTTTTATCGATCAGGGGGCCAAGTTCATCGGTACCAATCCGGACATGATCGATCCGGTCGAAGGCGGTTACGAGCCGGCTGCCGGTACTTTGCTGGCGGCGATTTCCGCCGCGACCGGCAAGAAGCCCTATATTGTCGGCAAGCCGAATTCGCTGATGATGATGCTGGCGACGCGCAAGCTGGGTGTGCATCCGGAAGAGGCGGTGATGATCGGTGACCGCATGGATACCGATATCGTCGGCGGGCTGGAGGCCGGGATGTGGACGGCGCTGGTGCTGTCGGGGGTGTCGACCCGCGAGTCGGTCGAGCACTTCCCCTATCAGCCGGACTATATCTTCAATAGTGTGGCCGAGATTGATCCCTTGACACTCTGA
- a CDS encoding flavodoxin family protein, translating to MSKQVVVYFSGYGHTRRVAEAVAEGAQASLIAIDGEGNVPEAAWEQLAAADAIIFGAPTYMGTVPWQFKKFADATSKVWFTRGWQDKVFGGFTNSASLNGDKQVTLITLQTLASQHGGIWVSLGLSPSNTKAATRNDVNNLGGSVGLLVQSPADASVEEVPQGDLETARQYGARVAAVTQRLRG from the coding sequence ATGAGCAAGCAAGTTGTCGTGTACTTTTCCGGCTACGGCCATACCCGCCGTGTTGCCGAAGCGGTTGCCGAAGGCGCACAAGCCAGCCTGATCGCCATCGATGGCGAAGGCAATGTGCCGGAAGCCGCCTGGGAACAACTGGCTGCCGCCGATGCCATCATCTTCGGTGCGCCAACCTACATGGGCACCGTGCCGTGGCAGTTCAAGAAGTTCGCCGATGCCACCTCCAAGGTCTGGTTCACCCGTGGCTGGCAGGACAAGGTTTTTGGCGGCTTCACCAACAGCGCCAGCCTGAACGGTGACAAGCAAGTCACCCTGATCACCCTGCAAACCCTGGCCTCGCAGCATGGCGGCATCTGGGTCAGCCTGGGCCTGTCGCCGTCCAATACCAAGGCCGCAACCCGCAATGACGTCAACAATCTGGGTGGCTCGGTCGGCCTGCTGGTGCAAAGCCCGGCAGACGCCAGCGTCGAGGAAGTGCCGCAAGGCGACCTGGAGACCGCCCGTCAGTATGGCGCCCGCGTCGCCGCCGTGACCCAGCGCCTGCGCGGCTGA
- a CDS encoding helix-turn-helix domain-containing protein, with protein sequence MSESASSCLSYNVFSQHCPARMVLDRLADKWSVLIMERLRPGSVRFNQLRRDVEGISQKVLSQTLKKLERDGLITRKVFATVPVTVEYALTPLGRTLSDTFASLSHWAEHNIQAVLAAQREYDRLNLQNA encoded by the coding sequence ATGAGCGAAAGTGCCTCGTCCTGTCTGTCCTATAACGTGTTCAGCCAGCATTGTCCGGCCCGCATGGTGCTGGACCGCCTGGCGGACAAATGGTCGGTACTGATCATGGAACGCCTGCGTCCGGGCAGCGTGCGCTTTAACCAACTGCGCCGCGATGTCGAGGGGATCTCGCAGAAGGTGCTGTCGCAGACGCTGAAAAAACTTGAGCGGGACGGTCTGATCACCCGCAAGGTGTTCGCCACGGTGCCAGTGACGGTTGAGTACGCACTCACGCCGCTGGGCCGCACGCTGTCCGATACCTTTGCCTCGCTGTCGCACTGGGCCGAACACAATATTCAGGCGGTGCTGGCCGCACAGCGCGAATATGACCGCCTCAATCTGCAGAATGCCTGA
- a CDS encoding MFS transporter, with protein MNRWAGLRYGLMGLPLAMVALPVYLQLPRYYSTALGLPVAALGIWLMMARSWDTLQDLWLGAWLATMAGKGRLNRLRHLAAGLMMGSFVGLWFPPLRGEALLPWFGLMLAMCYSSHSVLNICLLAQGSALPAARQLQAAAWREGCGLLGVILMSLASPWLTATTALSPWVRLAAVLLCALSLLASLYWPAADAALSAPTRTDWRLPWRNPAFRRLLLPCGCNALAGAIAGTLALFFIEDRLALAGSAGWLLGSYFLAGALGMPLWIRLSQRWGALQAWRLSMWLAIAGFLGAMGLQAGQVWIYWLICLLTGLTLGADLMLPPLLIGQQVPATEHHAGYFGLWSLLGKLALAGSALSLPLLALAGYQPGQPGPQALSIAYAGLPCLLKAMALLSLPGKPLRHSAD; from the coding sequence ATGAACCGCTGGGCGGGACTGCGCTACGGGCTGATGGGTCTGCCTCTGGCCATGGTGGCGCTGCCGGTCTATCTGCAATTGCCGCGCTACTACAGTACGGCACTGGGTCTGCCGGTCGCGGCGCTGGGCATCTGGCTGATGATGGCGCGCAGCTGGGACACGCTGCAGGATCTGTGGCTGGGTGCCTGGCTGGCCACCATGGCCGGCAAAGGCCGTCTGAACCGGCTGCGCCATCTGGCGGCCGGCCTGATGATGGGCAGTTTCGTCGGCCTGTGGTTTCCGCCGCTGCGCGGCGAGGCCTTGCTGCCGTGGTTCGGTTTGATGCTGGCGATGTGCTACAGCAGCCATAGTGTGCTGAACATTTGCCTGCTGGCACAGGGCAGTGCCCTGCCCGCGGCACGACAGCTGCAGGCGGCCGCCTGGCGCGAGGGCTGCGGACTGCTCGGCGTCATCCTGATGAGTCTGGCTTCTCCCTGGCTGACGGCGACCACCGCCCTCTCCCCCTGGGTGCGACTCGCGGCAGTCCTGCTCTGCGCACTCAGCCTGCTCGCCTCGCTTTACTGGCCGGCCGCCGATGCGGCGCTTTCCGCGCCGACGCGCACCGACTGGCGCCTGCCCTGGCGCAACCCGGCATTTCGCCGCCTGCTACTGCCCTGTGGCTGCAATGCCCTGGCCGGCGCGATCGCCGGGACTCTGGCGCTGTTCTTCATTGAAGACCGTCTGGCGCTCGCCGGTTCGGCGGGCTGGCTGCTGGGCAGCTACTTTCTGGCCGGGGCACTCGGCATGCCGCTGTGGATACGCCTGAGTCAGCGCTGGGGCGCACTGCAGGCATGGCGGCTGAGCATGTGGCTGGCCATTGCCGGCTTCCTCGGTGCCATGGGGCTGCAGGCAGGACAGGTCTGGATCTACTGGCTGATCTGCCTGCTGACCGGGCTGACCCTGGGTGCCGATCTGATGCTGCCGCCATTGCTCATCGGTCAGCAGGTCCCCGCCACCGAACACCACGCCGGCTACTTTGGCCTCTGGAGCCTGCTCGGCAAGCTGGCCCTGGCAGGCAGCGCACTCAGTCTGCCGCTGCTGGCACTGGCCGGCTATCAGCCCGGGCAGCCGGGGCCGCAGGCACTGAGCATCGCCTATGCCGGACTACCCTGCCTGCTCAAGGCCATGGCCTTGCTGTCCCTGCCCGGCAAGCCCCTCAGGCATTCTGCAGATTGA